The proteins below are encoded in one region of Sinorhizobium meliloti:
- a CDS encoding NAD-dependent succinate-semialdehyde dehydrogenase, with protein MALTPALTRHIRRPKIFASLDEVTRSSGQPAGPVFDVSNPSTGELLATLPDMGIDDARTAIDAAALAQPLWAGKPAKDRSIILRRWHDLIVEHADDLAAILTAEMGKPVGEAKGEVLHAASYVEWYAEEAKRVYGETFPAPANDRRMLVIKQPVGVVGTITPWNFPASMVARKISPALAAGCTIVLKPAEQTPLVAGAMFVLAEKAGFPEGVLNLLYASEGAPIGRELCGNPKVRKISFTGSTEVGRLLMRQCSDQIKKVSLELGGNAPFIVFDDADIDEAVDGAVQAKFRNAGQTCVSANRIYVQSAVHDAFAEKFVTRVRELTVGDGFAPDVAIGPMIDAHAIDKIEAHVADAVAKGAQVRSGGSRIGTTGTFFEPTVLTGISHDMRIAQEETFGPIAPIIRFETAEQVVAEANDTIYGLAAYFYAENLKRVWHVAEALEYGMVGINTGRMSSEAAPFGGIKQSGIGREGSRHGLEDYLEMKYLCMGNI; from the coding sequence ATGGCCCTGACGCCCGCACTCACCAGACACATCCGGCGACCGAAGATCTTCGCCTCCCTCGACGAGGTCACACGGTCTTCCGGGCAGCCGGCCGGCCCCGTCTTCGATGTTTCCAACCCATCGACCGGCGAGCTACTGGCGACGCTTCCCGACATGGGGATCGATGACGCACGCACGGCTATCGACGCGGCCGCCCTCGCCCAGCCTCTCTGGGCCGGCAAGCCGGCCAAGGATCGCAGCATCATCCTGCGCCGCTGGCATGACCTGATCGTCGAGCACGCCGACGACCTCGCCGCGATCCTGACGGCCGAAATGGGCAAGCCCGTCGGCGAGGCAAAGGGAGAAGTCCTGCACGCCGCATCCTATGTCGAGTGGTACGCGGAGGAAGCCAAGCGCGTCTACGGCGAGACCTTCCCGGCACCCGCCAACGATCGGCGTATGCTCGTGATCAAGCAGCCGGTCGGCGTAGTCGGCACGATCACGCCCTGGAATTTCCCGGCCTCGATGGTCGCCCGCAAGATTTCCCCGGCGCTTGCCGCCGGCTGCACGATCGTCCTGAAGCCCGCCGAACAGACGCCGCTGGTGGCAGGCGCGATGTTCGTGCTTGCCGAGAAGGCAGGCTTCCCCGAAGGCGTGCTCAATCTTCTCTACGCCTCCGAAGGCGCGCCGATCGGGCGCGAACTCTGCGGCAATCCCAAGGTCCGCAAGATCAGCTTCACCGGATCGACGGAGGTCGGAAGGCTGCTGATGCGGCAATGCTCCGACCAGATCAAGAAGGTGAGCCTCGAGCTCGGCGGCAATGCCCCCTTCATTGTCTTCGACGACGCCGATATCGACGAGGCGGTGGACGGCGCGGTCCAGGCGAAATTCCGCAATGCCGGCCAGACCTGCGTTTCGGCGAACCGCATTTATGTGCAATCGGCGGTGCATGACGCATTCGCCGAGAAGTTCGTCACGCGCGTGCGCGAACTCACGGTCGGTGACGGTTTTGCTCCCGACGTCGCCATCGGTCCGATGATCGACGCCCACGCGATTGACAAGATCGAGGCGCATGTGGCCGACGCCGTAGCCAAGGGAGCGCAAGTGCGCTCGGGCGGCAGCCGGATCGGAACGACCGGCACCTTCTTCGAACCGACCGTGCTTACCGGCATCTCGCACGACATGCGCATCGCCCAGGAAGAGACATTCGGGCCGATCGCCCCGATCATCCGCTTCGAGACCGCCGAGCAGGTGGTGGCCGAGGCGAACGATACGATCTACGGTCTCGCCGCCTATTTCTACGCCGAGAACCTCAAGCGGGTCTGGCATGTCGCCGAGGCTCTGGAATACGGCATGGTCGGCATCAATACGGGCCGCATGTCTTCCGAGGCCGCTCCCTTCGGCGGCATCAAGCAATCGGGCATCGGCCGGGAGGGCTCCCGCCACGGTCTCGAGGACTATCTCGAGATGAAATATCTCTGCATGGGAAACATCTGA
- a CDS encoding 4-aminobutyrate--2-oxoglutarate transaminase, whose product MTSLTDRKNAAISRGVGMTTQVYADRAENAEIWDKEGNRYIDFAAGIAVVNTGHRHPKVIAAVKAQLDRFTHTCHQVVPYENYVHLAERLNAIVPGDFAKKTIFVTTGAEAVENAVKIARAATGRQAIVAFGGGFHGRTFMGMALTGKVVPYKVGFGAMPADVFHAPFPIELHGVTVEQSLSALKKLFAADVDPARVAAIIIEPVQGEGGFYPVPTAFMKALREVCDQHGILLIADEVQTGFARTGKLFAMEHHGVAPDLTTMAKSLAGGFPLAAVTGRAEIMDAPGPGGLGGTYGGNPLGIAAAHAVLDVIAEENLCERANQLGNRLKQRLAAIREKAPEIVDIRGPGFMNAVEFNDVRTNLPSAEFANKVRLLALEKGLILLTCGVHGNVIRFLAPITIQDEVFAEALDTIEASILEARG is encoded by the coding sequence ATGACGAGCCTCACAGATCGCAAGAATGCAGCCATCTCCCGCGGTGTCGGAATGACCACGCAGGTCTATGCCGATCGCGCGGAAAACGCCGAGATCTGGGACAAAGAAGGCAACCGCTACATCGACTTTGCCGCCGGCATCGCCGTGGTCAATACAGGCCACCGCCACCCGAAGGTGATCGCCGCCGTCAAGGCGCAGCTCGACCGCTTCACCCATACATGCCACCAGGTGGTGCCCTACGAGAACTACGTGCATCTGGCGGAGCGCCTGAACGCGATCGTGCCCGGCGACTTCGCGAAGAAGACCATCTTCGTCACGACCGGCGCGGAAGCCGTCGAGAACGCAGTGAAGATCGCGCGGGCCGCGACGGGCCGCCAGGCGATCGTCGCCTTCGGCGGCGGTTTCCATGGCCGCACCTTCATGGGCATGGCGCTGACGGGCAAGGTCGTTCCGTACAAGGTCGGTTTCGGCGCGATGCCGGCAGATGTCTTCCACGCCCCCTTCCCGATCGAGCTTCACGGCGTGACTGTCGAGCAGTCGCTTTCGGCGCTGAAGAAGCTGTTCGCGGCCGATGTCGATCCGGCCCGCGTCGCAGCGATCATCATCGAGCCGGTTCAGGGAGAAGGCGGCTTCTATCCGGTCCCGACCGCCTTCATGAAGGCGCTTCGCGAGGTCTGCGACCAGCATGGCATCCTGCTGATCGCCGACGAGGTGCAGACCGGATTTGCCCGCACCGGCAAGCTCTTCGCCATGGAACATCACGGTGTCGCGCCGGACCTGACGACGATGGCGAAGAGCCTCGCCGGCGGCTTTCCGCTTGCCGCCGTCACCGGCCGCGCCGAAATCATGGATGCGCCCGGGCCGGGCGGCCTCGGCGGCACCTATGGCGGTAATCCGCTCGGCATCGCCGCCGCGCATGCCGTCCTCGACGTGATTGCCGAGGAGAACCTGTGCGAGCGGGCGAACCAGCTCGGCAACCGGCTGAAACAGCGCCTTGCGGCGATCCGCGAGAAAGCACCGGAAATCGTCGACATCCGCGGACCCGGCTTCATGAACGCCGTCGAATTCAACGACGTGAGGACGAACCTGCCGAGCGCCGAATTCGCAAACAAGGTCCGCCTCCTTGCCCTCGAAAAGGGGCTCATCCTGCTGACCTGCGGCGTCCATGGCAACGTCATCCGTTTCCTGGCGCCGATCACGATCCAGGACGAGGTCTTCGCAGAAGCCCTCGACACTATCGAGGCATCGATCCTCGAAGCACGCGGTTGA